TTTCTCCTTTGCATATAGGAGATGGAGAAGAACTTATTCCTTTTGAATATATAGAAGAAGATAATAAAGTCAAAATCTATCCTTTTGACTATTTCATAGATAAGCTTTATGAAACGTATAAAGAGCCAAAAGATTTACTTCCTAAATTAATAGAACTTAAAGAAACAGCTAAGAACGGCTTAAAAGAAAATTTGAAAGATTATTTTAAAAAAGTCAAGATTTCAATTTCTCCAAAATATGAAATAACTACAAAGGTTGGTATCCCAGCAGAAAACAATATTAAGACTTTTATTAAAAATCTTGAAGGACCTTATATTCCTGGAAGTGAAATAAAGGGTGCTTTAAGAACTGTATTTCTGTATGGAATATTGAAAAAAGATATTAAAAGAAAAAGCCAATTTTTAAATCAACTTGAAAAAATAAAACCAGAAATAGAAAAATTAGCAAATGTTTACGATGAAAGAGAGAAAAAAGAAGAAAAAAGAAAGGTCTTAGAGAGTATATCAAAATTAATTGAAAATTTAGAAAGAGAAATTTTTCGTGCAAATCAAGAAGATGCACAATATGATCTTTTTAAAGCTATTACTGTTTCAGATTCATTCTCTATATCCTATAACGATCTTTATATAGATGCTATAAGAGTGTTAAATTCAAGTAGAGACTTAAGAAGCTATTCAGAAATATTAAAAGGGGGTTTGAGAATTAAATTAGATGGGTTTATTGATGAAAAAATTGCTCTTGAGGGATTAAAGAAATTAACCATTTTTAATGAAAAATTTAAAAATCAAAATATAGAAAAAGTAACTTGGCAATTTTTAAAAGAAAGTGCTATAGATTTTTATTCAAGTTTAATTGAGAAAGAGAAAAATTATGTAAAAAATAAAGTAAAAGATCAAGAACTTAAAAATTCTTTGTTAAAACAATTAGAAAAATTAGAAGTATATATTAGAGAGGCTAAAAATTCTTCAAAAATTATAATTCCTTTAAGAATTGGTCAGCATCAAGGATATTTAAGCATTACTATAATGCAATTAGTAAAAGAAGAAAGACCTGATTTATTTGATGATATTTTTAAAGTTTCTGCCCCTCAAGTAAGGTGTGAGCTTAATAAAACCAGAAGAGTAGTTGAAAGTGAGGGGAAGTTTTTAGGTTGGTGTTTTTTATACATAGAATAAAATGCCTGTTAGGTTCTCTATAGATTTAAATCTTCAGAGTAAAGTAGAAAATCCCTCGTTAATTACGCCTGATGTTTTGCATGGGTTTTTCTTTAGTCTTCTTCCTTCAAA
The window above is part of the Thermodesulfobacterium geofontis OPF15 genome. Proteins encoded here:
- the csm5 gene encoding type III-A CRISPR-associated RAMP protein Csm5, whose product is MELITLSPLHIGDGEELIPFEYIEEDNKVKIYPFDYFIDKLYETYKEPKDLLPKLIELKETAKNGLKENLKDYFKKVKISISPKYEITTKVGIPAENNIKTFIKNLEGPYIPGSEIKGALRTVFLYGILKKDIKRKSQFLNQLEKIKPEIEKLANVYDEREKKEEKRKVLESISKLIENLEREIFRANQEDAQYDLFKAITVSDSFSISYNDLYIDAIRVLNSSRDLRSYSEILKGGLRIKLDGFIDEKIALEGLKKLTIFNEKFKNQNIEKVTWQFLKESAIDFYSSLIEKEKNYVKNKVKDQELKNSLLKQLEKLEVYIREAKNSSKIIIPLRIGQHQGYLSITIMQLVKEERPDLFDDIFKVSAPQVRCELNKTRRVVESEGKFLGWCFLYIE